Sequence from the bacterium genome:
CCCGCCCCAGCCGCGCCGTACCCGGCGCCCGATCCGCGGATCGCCGCGCCGGCCCAGGCGCATCCCGACGCCCCGCCCCGGCCCGCCTCCCCTGCCCGACCCCCGGAGGTCGCCGGGCCGCAACCCGTCGCCGGCGCCGCGCCGCCCACCGTGGCCCAGGCGCCGCCCCCCGCCGCCCCGCCGCCGCCACACGAGGTGCCCGGGCCGCCGCGATGACCTCGTTGACGGTCGCCTTCCTCGGCGCGCTGGCGGGCCTCGGCCTGCTGGTCTGCGCGCTGGCGTTCCGGCCGAAGCCGCCGAAGTCCGAGGCCCCCAAGCAGGAGCGCGGGCAGGCCGCGCTGCGCCGGTTCCGCGCCAGGGGCACCCGTGCCGAGGCCCGCCGGGCGCTCGCCGGGCGCTCGCTGCAGATCGCCCTGGCCGGCGGGTTCGCCGTGGCGGGCTGGCTCGTGACGGGCTGGCCGGTGGCGGCGATGCTGGGCGCGGTCGCTGGCTTCGTGGGCCCGCAGGTGATGCAGGCGCCGCGGGCGCGCCGCGCCGTGGCCGACGAGATCGAGGCCTACTCGCAGTGGGCCGAGCAGGTGCGCGACCTGGTGCGTGCCAGCGGCTCGCTGTTCGAGGCGGTCACCCTGTCGGCCGACAACGCCCCCGCCCGGCTGCGGCCCGCCGTCGTGAACATGGCCACCGTGGCCCGCACGCTGGGCCTGCCGCGGGCGCTCGACTGGTTCGCCGCCGAGATGCGCTCGCCGTTCGCCGACCGCATCGTCCTGGGCATGAAGATCGCCTGGGATTCCGGCGCGCGGGTCACCGAGGCGTTCGACAGCGCCGCCCGCGGCATGCGCAACGAGGTCGAGATGCGCCGCCGCAACGAGGTGGCCAACAGCCGGGCGTGGACGCAGGTGATGGCGATACTGTTCGTCACGTTCGTCTCGGTGTCGTTCATGTTCGTGTTCAACCGCGGCTTCTTCGACCCGTTCGGCACCCTCATCGGCCAAGTGGTCCTGCTGGGGGTGGGCGTGCTGATCTTCGGCAACGTGTTCTGGGTGCTGAAGCTGTCCGCTTCCAATCTCCCCAGCCGGCTGCTCGCCGACGAGCCCGGCGGCGTCGCGGCGGCCGCGCCGGCGGTCGCCGGGGACGGCGCATGAGCACGCTCGCCGTCCTCGCCGGCGCCCTCGGCGGGCTGGGCCTGCTGGGCGTCGTCACGGCGTTCCTGCGTCGTCCGACCCCCCGCAGCCTCGAGGAGGAGGTCCTGTTGGCCGAGGGCAGTCGGCGCTCGCCGCGCGACGCGCTGCGCCGGCTGATCGAATGGGGCCGGCGCCAGCTGCAGGGCGACGCCGCGCTCGTGCAGGACGCCCGCATGGTGGGGCGCAGCCTCGAGACCCAGGTGGTGGCCAAGTTCGCGGGGGCGCTGCTGGGCGGCCTCGTGCTGGGCGTCGGCGGCGGGCTCGGTCTGGGCCTCACCGGCATCAGCATGCCGGCGGCGGTCGTCGTCCTGCTGGCCGTGCTGGGCGCGGGGGTGGGCTGGTGGCTGCCCGACTCGATGCTGCGCACCGAGGCCGCCAAGCAGCGCGTCGCGTTCCAGCGGTCCGCCGAGGCGTGGCTCGAGCTGGCCGGTCAGCTGGTGACCGCCGGCGCCGACCCGTTCTCGGCGCTCACCACGGCGGCCTCCTACAGCGAGCAGCCGACCTTCGTTGTGCTGCACGACGCGCTGCGCGTCTCCGCGGCGCGCGGCGAGCCCCCCTGGACGGGGCTGCGCCGCTTGGCCGACGAGCGCCGGCTGCGGTTCCTCGACCCGTTCTGCGCCTCCTTCGAGATGGCCGGCACCACCGGCGCGGGCTCGCGGGAGACCATCCTGTCGCAGGTCGAGGCGGCCCGCTCGAAGGCGATGCACGAGGCCGACGCCGCCGCCGCCTCCTCCGGTGAGAAGATGGGCGCCCCTCTGGCGCTCATCGGCGGCGCCTTCATGGTCATCATGGGCTATCCCCCCTTGGCGGGCATCATGGACTCGGCCTCCCTCACCGGCCCGGGACTCTGACCCGCCCCGGTGACCTCACCGACCGCCGCACCCCCTACAAGCCCGAGTCGGAAAGGACTTTATATCCAGTATATTTCGATGTATACTCGTTTGATGGAGGTCAGCAGATCAGACTGGGAGGGACAAATCGTCGGCATACGGTCAACCGCTGCCGTTGATATGCCGACAATTCTCACTCCGCTCCAACCCTCGCCACGTGGCGGTTCCGGCACTTTTCTCGCTGCTGACAATAGCAACAATAGGTGGTGGATAAAGCCACTCAATAATCTACAGGGCGCGCGTGTCACTGTCACCGAGGCAATTGTCGGCGCTGCCGGCCGACTCATCGGTGCGCCCGTTTGCGAAACGAGAATAGTAGTACTTCCAGAGGAACTCCGAGGATGGGAATTCCGTCCTGGCAGTTTCCTTGAGCCCGGTCTAGCCCATGCATCTCGTGAGGTTCGGAGAGCGTTTGAGTTACGAACCTTGCAGCATCAATTGGCGTTCACACTCGGTTCTATTCCGAACGACTGGCCAGTGACTGACGTCGAGCTTGAGTGCGTCGGGTGGTTCCTTGAACGTCGATCGCAGGCAGTCGCATCCAGGCTTGAGGTGCTCACGAATGGAGATGGCACATGAAGTACGTCTATTCGCTGATACGATTCGTTCCAGATTCCGCACGAGGTGAGTTCATCAACGTCGGTGCCATTGCGGGTAGTGAGGAATCTTCTGACTGGGCCGTGCGCCAGATCGGCAATCCTGTCCGAGCGCGGGCTCTTGATGACTCGAACGCGCTTGATGCAGTATGGGCATTCATTGATCGACTTGGGAAAGAAATTGACCAGTATCAGTCAAGTCTAGACTCATTGTTCGGACCGCACCGTAGCCTTGACGAGGAGTGGGTTGCGCTGTTGCACCGAGATCATCGAAACGTTGTTCAATTGACATACCCGACGCCCATGGTCGCCGAATCTGCTGAAGGAGCTCTGGATACGATCTTTGATCTTATGATTGTCGATCCATCCCAACGCCGGTACCGTTTCCGAAAGAAGAATGAGGCAATTGCAGCGCTGCGCCGAGCGTATCGGGCGCATGAAATTGGTCAAGACAGTGAGATGTGCGAAGGAGTTAGGCTCTCAACACAACGTTATCAAGTACGCTTTGACTTTGCGATTACGAACGGTGAAACCCTTCAGTTAGCTCACGCATGGTCGTTTCAGGTTCCGAATCAAGACACTTTAGTAGAACAGGTGAAGTCGTGGGGATGGACCGTGCAAGATGCGCAGAGTAGCGGCGGGATGATCACAACTCAGGACGGGAAGTGCTTCGGTGTGTCTCATGACGTTGACGTCGAGGTTGTGTACATTCTGCCCGAACAATCTCAAGAGGCTCCAGCGTTGGCAGAGGCGATTAGCGTTTTCGAGTCTCTAGGCGTCAACCGAGTACCGCTAGAGAGCGTACGCCGAGTAGCTGAACGAGCGGCGGCACTTCTTGGAAGGTCGCCGTCGACTGGCGTTGGATTCTGACGAGATCGAAGGTATCGCCGGATGTACCCGCAATCAGGTTCAACCGTACGATCTCGGGTCGTGCTGGCGTCACGTGTGCGCGACTGGGCAAGTGCGCAGCGGCTTGCGGTACCGCGATCCGCCGCCCGCGATCCCGAAGCGGTACTTGTGGGCGATCGGCCGGCGGGGGTCGCCCGGCTCGGCCCGACCGAGGGTCACATAGAAGCCCCGGCCGTTGCACGGGCGGAGCTTGCGGCGCGACGGTCGAGCCGCCATTTTCATGGTCATCATGGGCTATCCCCCCTTGGCGGGCATCATGGACTCGGCCTCCCTCACCGGCCCGGGACTCTGACCCGCCCCGGCGACCTCACCGCCCGCCGCGACCCGAGCACCCGCCGAAGAGGCCCCTAGCCCCGACGCCGAGGACCGCCGCACGCAGCGTCGCGGGCTGGCGGCTGGCCGATGTTCGTCGCATTCATCATCGCTTCGCTTCTGCCCGCTGCCGCTCTCGTCGTCGGGCCTGAGCTTGGCGGGTTGGCGGCGGGGGGAGGCCGCTGACTTGGAGTTTTGTGTCGCGGGACGGCGTTGCGGCTGGTGTTTGTAGTGGCGACATATGCTTGCGTGGTTGGGTCAGCCGCTGCTCGAGTGGGTCGGCCAGCAGCGCACCGCCGCCGGCGGGTGCTCGTCGCGACGACTCCGGGCGTCCACGGTCGCAATCCTGATGAGACGGCGCAGCGCGCCAGCTACTTGCGCGTCCACGAAAAACGGGTAGGATGCTGACATTCCTCCCCGCCTTTCCGGCTAGCCGGGAATGGCGGGGCTTATCTTTTTCGTGAGGTGATGGACTGGTGACGCGCATCGCGGTCTTCCTTGACTACCAGAACGCCTACCACGGAGCGCGGGAGGTCTTCGGCGACCCATCGACCGACCCGCCGACGATGGGGCACGTCAACCCGCTGAGGCTGGGATTGCTGCTCACGCAACTCGGCGCGGAGGGCGACCCGAACCGTGAGTTGACCGCTGTGACGGTGTACCGGGGCCGGCCCGGCGCCAAGAGCCACCCGAACCTACAGTCGGCCTTCGACCGCCACG
This genomic interval carries:
- a CDS encoding type II secretion system F family protein, producing the protein MTSLTVAFLGALAGLGLLVCALAFRPKPPKSEAPKQERGQAALRRFRARGTRAEARRALAGRSLQIALAGGFAVAGWLVTGWPVAAMLGAVAGFVGPQVMQAPRARRAVADEIEAYSQWAEQVRDLVRASGSLFEAVTLSADNAPARLRPAVVNMATVARTLGLPRALDWFAAEMRSPFADRIVLGMKIAWDSGARVTEAFDSAARGMRNEVEMRRRNEVANSRAWTQVMAILFVTFVSVSFMFVFNRGFFDPFGTLIGQVVLLGVGVLIFGNVFWVLKLSASNLPSRLLADEPGGVAAAAPAVAGDGA
- a CDS encoding type II secretion system F family protein; translated protein: MSTLAVLAGALGGLGLLGVVTAFLRRPTPRSLEEEVLLAEGSRRSPRDALRRLIEWGRRQLQGDAALVQDARMVGRSLETQVVAKFAGALLGGLVLGVGGGLGLGLTGISMPAAVVVLLAVLGAGVGWWLPDSMLRTEAAKQRVAFQRSAEAWLELAGQLVTAGADPFSALTTAASYSEQPTFVVLHDALRVSAARGEPPWTGLRRLADERRLRFLDPFCASFEMAGTTGAGSRETILSQVEAARSKAMHEADAAAASSGEKMGAPLALIGGAFMVIMGYPPLAGIMDSASLTGPGL
- a CDS encoding DUF3037 domain-containing protein yields the protein MKYVYSLIRFVPDSARGEFINVGAIAGSEESSDWAVRQIGNPVRARALDDSNALDAVWAFIDRLGKEIDQYQSSLDSLFGPHRSLDEEWVALLHRDHRNVVQLTYPTPMVAESAEGALDTIFDLMIVDPSQRRYRFRKKNEAIAALRRAYRAHEIGQDSEMCEGVRLSTQRYQVRFDFAITNGETLQLAHAWSFQVPNQDTLVEQVKSWGWTVQDAQSSGGMITTQDGKCFGVSHDVDVEVVYILPEQSQEAPALAEAISVFESLGVNRVPLESVRRVAERAAALLGRSPSTGVGF